CCCCGGCTCCTCACGATGTTACAACAACGTTACATCCCTTTACCAAAGTAATACCCTCGGAGCCCTTGACAAAATGAAATAGTGCGTGTAGACTCGTGTCATATGGTTGTAATGTACATTGTACTCATCCTACAACAGAAGGAGGTTAAGATGAGGAAGTCGGCAGGGTTCACGCTGATAGAGCTAATGGTGGTGATGGCCATCATGGCCATACTGGTGGGGGTGGTGCTCCCCGGGGTGACAGGGGTTGGACTGACCGGGAAGTTGACGGGGAGGGATGCAGAGATAAAGGAGATACAGCAGGCGGTCCAGAGGTTCAACACCGATACTGCCCTCTGGCCCACCTCAAGTGGCAATTTGCCCTCCGCGGCCCTGGTCACCACGGCAGCTACAACAACCATGCTCTCGGTCATAGACTTTGACTCTGCTCCTGTCGGGACCACCAAGGTGTTGTACCCGGACTACATGA
The genomic region above belongs to Chloroflexota bacterium and contains:
- a CDS encoding prepilin-type N-terminal cleavage/methylation domain-containing protein, which produces MRKSAGFTLIELMVVMAIMAILVGVVLPGVTGVGLTGKLTGRDAEIKEIQQAVQRFNTDTALWPTSSGNLPSAALVTTAATTTMLSVIDFDSAPVGTTKVLYPDYMMKVPEHATDTVATDAGGTRTVNASATAANPITQGDGTVLTLAASQSFNGAYVLDRNGRVWALINAVEY